In the genome of Lactuca sativa cultivar Salinas chromosome 3, Lsat_Salinas_v11, whole genome shotgun sequence, the window gggttTGTAAGTTTGGTCCTGGTTGGGCCATTACACTTCTGTTTCGGACTTAGGGCTAGCATATTGGGCTTCTGTGGATTTAGGaccatgatgggttttgggcccaaaTTTGAAGATTAAGCCATATATTGGGCTGTGGGTTGCTATTTAGGATTTGGGCCTTTTGAATAGTTGAATTGGGCCTTGGCTTTGGACCGAGTTAGATaaatggtaaaatggtcttttaccctggttaTGGGCCAAATAACTTAGACTCTTGGTTATGGGTCATAATCGAATTAATAATTGGATGATTATTTTGATGATGATAGCATGGGGATTTCTGGACTAGAAGACAGATATTTAGTTGAGTGATTTAGCAGCTtgatgtgagtttcctcactgtgtttagcgggtcgaaggcaccaatgctgacccatgGTTTGTTATGTTAGGGCGCTAGATGTCTATGTGACTATTGCATGTTTTATGTGCTGGTATCACTACAAGAATACTCAGCTATGCCGACGACATCTAACCCGACGACAGATGTCGTCGCTACAGGTCGCCCTATCCTAACGACATGTCGTCGCGATATCTTTTGGAAGCTTTGACGAATTTCCTTTGACCGCGATATCTatgccgacgacaagtcgtcgccATAAGTCTGGCGGGAACGTCAAAAATAATCGCGGTAATCTCAAAAATAATCGCGGCCATTTAACTATGTATATGTATGGTTGTGTTTAATTTGTTTAGTTTATTAGCTTAAGTGAATAAAGTGATCAAatgtttaatttttaagttaAAATGTTTGTCATACTTTTTTAAGCtaaaatatttaaactaataaaaatatgtttattgagattaaagtttattaagtcaaaaatatttaaactataaaagttattaatagcaacatactttttttttatcttgttaattaaagtattttattttcatttctatttgaaagttataacataaaacaaaataataaaatttattaaaagtaatattaaaagtattttttatcttgtttatggtgctaaaaaaacaaaaacaaaaaacaaaataatattaaaagtacaatgctgtaattgaaaaaaataaaatgtatATATACTATAACAAactaataaaagtacattgctataaaatGTGTTTAGAAGTCTACCCTTGTGAATACTCTATCAATTCCGTCCGATTTCTTCTTCCAGGGTATATATTTCTTTATATACTTGTCAATATCTATCCATTTCGTCTGTTTTTTTTCTCAAACAAAAAGTCATACAATTTAACTATGTATATAATGTTATTTTTGATGTTTATAATATTTGTTAAACAGATGACAGAAGTCGCGAGGGGACATGGAGGAGACGATGGGGATAGACCACTACACGGGGTCGCACGCGGTGTACCATCGGGTTGCCAATCTTGTAAGTTACATGAAATTTTTAAGTATTAGATATAttaaagttttaaatttctaaattttCAATTCTATATGTAAATGTAGCACAAGCGAAGAATGTGAATGTGAATAAACGTGGCAAAGGGAGAAACTTAAATTTGTACGACGAGTATGAAAATAACAAGTGTAATCCTTTGGATTTGCGAATTGATATCTCCGGGCGAACGTACCGATTTGTGGGGGACAACGGGCAAATGTTTGTCAGACTGATCTCAAATCTGGTGGGATCAAAGGTACCGTTGCATTATCATACTTGGCGTCGTGTTCCTATCAAATTCAACGATGATTTATATCCCGAGCTAGAAGTAAGTatacaatatattttatatgtattgaattttacacttattaaatatttttttactaaTCACATATGTTTTTCATTTTGTAGACTTATTTTGATCTAAATAGGTACCGGGGCACAGACTTGTGGGAACCCCTTCGAGCGGGTATCTAAGAAGACATGCAAAGAGCTTATCGAGACCGCAAGCATGATATGAAAAAACATTTTGATAGAGTTGGTGGATATCATGATGTGGAAAGGGCAAGAAGATGTCCACCGGCTGATTGGTCTGCCGAAGCTTGGAACAAAATGATTGATTTGTTATTTTTGACCGATGAATACAGACTCACGTCGGacaaaaataaaatttgtagGTCGAAACTTCCGCACACAAGTGCTCACGGATGTAGACCCTATGCTCAATGACGTTATTTAGaggtaataaaatattatattattagttaaaagtgttattaacatttgtataaatatatttattgatTTCACTTATTATAGGAAAAAATGGGAATGAAGCCGCAACATATTGAGGGTTGGAGACAAATGCGCTACAAAGAAGGTTCGGGTTGGTGTACAAGTCGAGCACAAGAAGATTGGGTAagtgataaacgaaatgaatgtgttgtttaaatatattattattattattaattatagttttttatttaaggaatattattattattttaatgtttaagtttagttgtttgttttaattaacatatgtttattgttttctttattttaggaaaaaattCAAGAAGAATATGAGAAAATGCAAAGCGAGGTTGGGGAAGACGGAATAGTAGACGAGGAAGAATGTTTAGAACATGCCCTAAGGACGAGACGCGGGCATGCTCGCGGGGTGGGTAGGAGACCAACCGCCAACTTCGGTTTAATTCCAAATGAACGACCTTCCACTTCAAAATCGTCCCAATCTCAACTCCAATCTCAATCCCAATTTGATGCACAACAAATGCAAGAGTACTTGCAACAATATAATACATCATTGGCGGCATGCATTCCGGGCTTCCAACCACCACCATTTCCTAACTTTCTATTCAACTCTAACACACAAGCAACTACCTCTCAACAAGTTGTCGAAatgatggaagaagaagaagaagaagaagaagaaggagaagaagaagaagaagaagaaggatatgattatgataatgatgtttgatgttttttttaGTGTTTTGAACTATGTTATTAACTACTTGAATTTGATGTTTTGAATTTGAACAATGGTACTTATGTATTTCAATTCATATATGTTGGAATGTGTTTTGGATTTGTTAAAAATGCAGGAATGACAATGTACTAAATctgtaaaatttgaaaaaaaaagcaAACAGTGCCTAtcccgacgacaagtcgtcgatATAGGTATGTCATTGGCTCCTTTTAAAACCCTATAGCGACGACTTGTCATCGTAATAGACAAAGCCTATGgtgacaacatgtcgtcgctataggtttgccgacgacaagtcgtcgctaTAGGTAATtaaaaaaactttattttttatcCCCGAAAATATGATTGACAAAACCTATCCCAACGACAAGTTGTCGCCATAGGTGAAGCTATCGTGACGACATCTATACCGACGACCCTATTGACCTATGTCGACGGCTCTATGCCGACGACATATTGTCGGCATACCCTAtagcgacgacatgtcgtcgggatAGAGTCTGAATTCGTCGTCGCCATAGGGTGTTAATGTTGTAGTGTATGCTTGCCGGGTGGGGCCGATGCTAGGCGAGGCCCGATGAATGTTCTGTATGCtttttatctttgtgattattgtatgtgtatatgtttatttgttatatgattatatgtataccGGCCGGGGCctaatgtcgggcggggcccattatgtgtttattatgtatggtatgtggtattttagggaactcactaaactttgtgcttaaggttttcagtttatgtttcaggtacttctggttcaaaggggaagagcttgagaagattgcagtgcacacaccaccaaaggtaaattgtaaaaaaaaaaataataataagaaaagAGTTTTAAGGACAATCGTGTGAATTTGAGTAGAAAGGGAAATCGTTATGGTATTTCAAAAATCCAACacctttttctttaattttttttataactgtAGACGATTGGTGGCGGGGTACAAGGAGTCATAAAGGAGTGTCACCATTATTAATCAACGAAGATTCTCACTATTAACAGCAGAGGTGTCGGGTGTGAGGTAAAACGAGAATGGATCAAAACTCTTAGAATTAAAAACTGTATATCGCTACTTGGAATCCAAGAAATAAAAACCTCAGAATTTAAGGGCAAATTAGATAAGGCAATCTGGGGCTCGTCAACATTCTTGTGCAAAACAGTCGACTCGATCGGACTGTCAGGGGGAATAGCCTCACTATGGGACCCATCAACATTTAAATGCTCTGTAACTATAAAAGGGGAAAACTTCTTAGCAATGAAAGGAACTTGGGTTGCTTCGAATTTAGCATATGGGTTTATAAACGTTTATGCTCCAAATGACCCATCTCGAAGGAAAACGCTATGGTCAAATCTGGAAAGTGTCATATGCTCAGACGATAATATTCGATGGGTGGTGTTCGGAGACTTCAACGCAGTCAGATCAGCGGACAAGAGAATTGGGTCCATATTTTGCTCTTCCACTGCATATCACTTCAATAAATTCATCGCTTCTGCGGGTTTAATTGATCTACCTATCGGTGGCCGCAAGTTCACGTATATGAGTCCAGACTACTCCAAACATAGCAAACTTGACCGCTTCCTAATCTCGCATAATTGCTCTGCTGATTGGCCGCACCTGACAGTTACGACCCTACCGAGACTACATTATGATCATTGTCCATTAATCCTCTCATCATCTGTTAGTGACTTTGGGGCACCCCCATTCAGATTCTTCAATTCCTGGCTACTAGAGGATGAGCTGGAAGGAGTTGTTAAACAAGGCTGGGTATGTAACATAGCTCCAGGAACCTTTGCTTCCTTCTCCCCTATACAAGTGGTGGCTGGCAAACTAAAAAATACCAAAGAGAAAATCAAGGAATGGAGAAAATCCAAAAATGTGAAGGAACAAAAAAGAGTGGAAGAGTTAACAAAGGAAATCGATTCAATCGATCTTAATGCAGAATCGCACTCCCCAGATGAATCGAAGCTAGAACTCCGAAAGAATCTACACAGAGAATTGATGGATCTTGAGGCCAAACGCATACTCGACCTTAAGCAGAAATCCCGATGTAAATGGGCACTGGAAGGTGATGAAAACTTTGCTTTTTTCCATGGTCTGATCAATAAAAATTATCGATTTCAAAAATTATCTGGCATCAACATCAATGGTTTCTGGACATCCAATCCAGAATCAATCAAAAAAGACGCGTTTGAATGCTTCTCCAAAAAGTTCACTGAACAAATCAGCATCAGACCCCAATTCCCCAGCCAAAAATTCAACAAACTCAGCCCCATTCAAACTCAAAACTTAGAAGACCCAATTACAACGGCGGAAATCAAAGCAGCGGTGTGGCTATGCGGAAATGACAGGCCCTGGACCAGATGGCTTCACCTTTGCTTTCATTAAAAAACACTGGGACATGATGGAGAGCGATATATACCTAGCAATCAAAGATTTCGAATCTACATGTGTAATTGATAGGGGATGTAACTTCTCCTTCATCATCCTTGTCCCCAAAACATCCGACCCGATTTCCCTCTGTGAATACCGCCTGATCAGTCTAATTGGATGTATATACAAGATCATAGACAAAGTCTTTGCGGAAAGGCTAAAAAGATGTATCCCTCAAGTCGTGAGCCATACCCAAACGGCTTTCATCAAAGACCGCAACATTCTTGATGGTCCATTGATTATAAACGAAGTGATATCTTGGCTTCGGAAGAACAAATCGAAGGCGTTCCTTTTCAAGGTTGATTTCGAGAAGGCATTCGATTGCCTCAATTGGAAATATCTCGATTCGGTAATGGCTCAAATGAACTTTGGCTAGAAGTGGCGTAAGTGGATCTTCGGCTGTCTCTCCTCGGCTCGTGCTTCTGTAATCATTAACGGATCCGCCTACAAAGAATTTCCACTTAGGCGAGGAGTAAGACAGGGCGACCCCTTGTCTCCATTTCTGTTCATTTTGGCTGCAGAGGGCCTTAACATTGCGCTGGAAGAGGCCAAAGAGCAGGGCATCTTCCATGGGGTTCAATTGCCAAACAATGGGCCTACCATATCACATCTTCAATACGCTGACGACGCGATCTTCCTCGGCTCCTGGTCAGTACAAAACGCAAAAAATTTAGTTAGAATTTTGAGATGCTTTGAATTATCCTCAGGTCTGAAAGTCAACATGGCCAAAAGCAAACTCTTTGGCATTGGAGTCAGTGAGGTGGAACTAGACTGGTTATCAAGAAGCATTAATTGCTCAATCGGGAACCTCCCCTTCATATATCTAGGAATGCCGGTGGGTGCAAGTATGTCTAGATTGGTTCATTGGAACTCCCTTATATCCAAATTCCAAGAAAAATTATCAAAATGGAAAGCCAAAAAGTTGTCGTATGGGGGTCGATTAACATTATGCAAATCAGTGTTGGGGAGCCTCAGCTCATTCCTCTTCTCGCTCTACAAAGCTCCGGTTAAGGTACTAAAAACACTTGAGAAGTTGAGATGCCGCTTCTTCTGGGGCGGGTCATTCGAGAAAAAAAGGGTATCATGGATCGCATGGGATAAAATTTTGCCAAAGAAAAAAGACGGGGGACTTGACATTGGCAGCCTGAAGGCTCACAACCTAGCACTATTAGGTAAATGGTGGTGGCGTTTCTCTTCCAGCAAACACGAACTTTGGAAAGATGTCATAAAATCAATATATGGGAATGATGGGGGATTTAATGCCCCTTCCAGAGCTAAGAGGAAAGGATACTGTTGGAGTAGCATTGTGAATCTTCATAACTACTTGTCCAAAGATAACCTGAATCTTCGTAATCTCTTCTCAAGATCGATAGCCCGGCTAGACAACAACATGACCTGGAGCCTCGAACCCTCGGGGATATATACTGTGGCCTCTCTTAGGAGATTCATTGATGAAACAATATTGCCAAAAACACCATCTGGTGCTTGGGAATGGAACAACCTGGTCCCTGGTAAAGTGAATATCCTAGCATGGCGAGTTTGTCATAGTCGGCTACCCACCAGAGTGAATCTAAGCAAAATGAGTATTGTATCTGTGACTACCTGCCCACTATGtaatattgctgaggaatccgaATCACATTTATTAACTGAATGCTCAATCTCACAAGAAGTTTGGAGTTGTGTGCAGAAATGGTGGTATATGTTCCCATTAACTTTCAGTTCACTGAATGAAATGCTTCATTGCAGGAACCTAGCGCCGGGCAGGGGTAACTTGGATcaaattcaggaagcagttatgTTGATATACATGTGGGTGATCTGGAAGTTCAGAAACGATAGAATCCACTCAAACATAGTCAAATCACATAAAATTCTGGCAAACGAAGTACAAATACTAAGCCATTTGTGGATCAACTCAAGAAGCAAACATAAAAAAACTAGATGGGAGAATTGGCGTTGTGATCCGATAGCTGAGTGTAATAGTTGAGACAGGGGGGGGCATGGGTCCTGGGTGTGGGTTCATTGGGTTCTTATCGGTGAATTTGGGGTCCTTGGTGATGTACCTAATTACAGCCAGCGTGCGTTTGGTGTGAGTCTCTTTCATCGGGTAGACATACGTTAGGAATCGGCTGTGATTAAGTTCTTTTTCGTGGTGTTTGCCTTTCGTGTGAAATCTGGGTTGTGGGTTGGGGGACACTATAATAATTCTTGGTGTGCGTTTTTTTTCTCTCCTTTTTTCTGGTGTTACTTCTTACTCTGCAGGTGCTGAAGAACATTGGAGCTTGAACTCGATTAAAGACAACACATGTGTCGCTGAGTGAAGCCGGCAAAGTCGACATGGATCATGCTTCTATTGCATGTAAAAGGCAAAAGCTAAGCTGGCATCTATGGTTCTGGATGGTTTCTGGATAATTTGGACAAATTTGCCCCTGTCTAAAAAATGGCTGATATGGAGAGATCTACAATACATTTGACTTGGATTCTGATGTAGCTGATGGACTAATCTGAAGTGGTAGAGCAGCTTTATCAAGTAATCAATCTATCGCCCCAAATAGACAAAGCAGTGGAATAAAGATGGATATGGAACTTGAGGAAGATGCTACAATCGTAATTGAATGATATGGCTCAGGGATCAAAATCAAATTCAAAATCTCAATCGATGTTGGTAGCTGAGATACAAGCTCTGTCCCATCTATGGTTAAATGCATGGAAGAGGAAAGGAAAAAATCTAAATTGGCTCGATTGGTGTTTTGACCCAATATTAGAATGCTATCGTAAGTTGTAGGTTTCTTGTATCTCTGTTTCCTGTTCTGTCTTTGTTTTATTTCCTTTTTGTTTGTCAAACTTTTGTAATCTCTAGCCCCTGGCTAGTTTTTCTTCTTTAATATCATGCctgccgttcaaaaaaaaaagttaggtttCAATCAATTCTGTTTGTCAATATTAAATATTTTCAATCTACTACACATTCAATTATTAGGACTTATCTTCTATTTC includes:
- the LOC111895811 gene encoding uncharacterized protein LOC111895811; amino-acid sequence: MKGTWVASNLAYGFINVYAPNDPSRRKTLWSNLESVICSDDNIRWVVFGDFNAVRSADKRIGSIFCSSTAYHFNKFIASAGLIDLPIGGRKFTYMSPDYSKHSKLDRFLISHNCSADWPHLTVTTLPRLHYDHCPLILSSSVSDFGAPPFRFFNSWLLEDELEGVVKQGWVCNIAPGTFASFSPIQVVAGKLKNTKEKIKEWRKSKNVKEQKRVEELTKEIDSIDLNAESHSPDESKLELRKNLHRELMDLEAKRILDLKQKSRCKWALEGDENFAFFHGLINKNYRFQKLSGININGFWTSNPESIKKDAFECFSKKFTEQISIRPQFPSQKFNKLSPIQTQNLEDPITTAEIKAAVWLCGNDRPWTRWLHLCFH